A genome region from Leptodactylus fuscus isolate aLepFus1 chromosome 6, aLepFus1.hap2, whole genome shotgun sequence includes the following:
- the LOC142209070 gene encoding oocyte zinc finger protein XlCOF29-like: protein MDRDKDKMVESLLNITLEILHQLTGEDYTVVKKTFSGHCQAPASEGLGRTLSTIPGPPPHSLIQEEINGQKILELTNQIIELLTGEVPIRCQDVAVYFSMEEWEYLEGHKNQYKEVMMEDQQPLLSAVPSGKRTSPERCPSPLLPQDCKEGNVHQDDQLNNINAGETYVRSNEECKENVPTGEQLLEMRKCFIMSRCNRPE from the exons ATGGATAGAGATAAGGACAAGATggtggaaagtctattaaatattaccctagagatcctgcaccagcttactggagag gattacacagtagtgaagaagactttTAGTGGGCACTGTCAGGCTCCTGCATCTGAAGGATTGGGGAGAACCCTGAGcacaatcccggggcctccacctcactccctgatacaggaggagatcaatggacagaagatcttaGAACTCACCAACCAGatcattgagctgctgactggagag gttcctataaggtgtcaggatgtcgctgtctatttctccatggaggagtgggagtatttagaaggacacaagaatcagtacaaggaggtgatgatggaggatcagcagcccctcttatcagcag ttccatccggtaagagaacatcaccggagagatgtcccagtcctcttctaccacaggactgtaaggaagGAAATGTccaccaggatgatcag CTCAACAATATTAATGCTGGAGAGACCTATGTGAGGAGCAATGAGGAGTGTAAAGAGAACGTTCCTACAGGTGagcagttactagagatgaggaaATGCTTTATAATGAGCCGGTGTAACAGGCCagagtaa
- the LOC142210255 gene encoding uncharacterized protein LOC142210255 yields MDRDKDKMVESLLNITLEIIYQLTGEDYTVVKKTSSGCCQAPVSEGWGRTLSPIPGSPSHSLIQEEINGQKILELSNQIIELLTGEVPIRCQDVAVYFSMEEWEYLEGHKDQYKEVMMEDQQPLLSAVPSGKRTSPERCPSPLLPQDCKEENVLEDDQFSGYEGCWMSSGAMERCPSPLLLPDCKEENVLQDDQLNKINAGESYVRSDEECKENVRTDDCTKSSEEHLISSDYNADDGGITQDTYDEHAIIPDITSALHSKGLLSDPFTQAPSFDPSQSASQEKSREGVRHRRTHTGEKPYSCSECGKCFRQKSELVIHYRMHTGEKPYSCSECGKCFRQKSELVIHQRIHTGEKPYSCAQCGKCFRLKAVLVIHQRIHTGEKPYSCSECGKCFRLKSELVIHQTTHTGEKPNSCSDCGKCFRVKAELVRHQRFHTGEKPYSCPECGKYFKSKSYIAIHARTHTGEKPYSCSECGKCFRQKVELVIHQRTHTGEKPYSCSECGKCFTSKSNLMVHARTHTGEKPCLCSVCGKCFKQKSELVTHQRIHTGEKPYSCPECGKCFTFKSALVVHQRIHIVENPYSCSECGKCFKQKSELVVHQRIHTGEKPYSCAQCGKSFAWEASLVKHEKGHTMAKPFSCSECEKSFTSKSNLTKHKRIHTGEKPYSCPECGKCFAWKSGLITHVKSHTKGKPSS; encoded by the exons ATGGATAGAGATAAGGACAAGATggtggaaagtctattaaatattaccctagagatcatctaccaacttactggagag gattacacagtagtgaagaagacctctagtgggtgctgtcaggctcctgtgtctgaaggatgggggagaaccctgagcccaatcccggggtcTCCATCCCactccctgatacaggaggagatcaatggacagaagatcctagaactctcCAACCAGatcattgagctgctgactggagag gttcctataaggtgtcaggatgtcgctgtctatttctccatggaggagtgggagtatttagaaggacacaaggatcagtacaaggaggtgatgatggaggatcagcagcccctcttatcagcag ttccatccggtaagagaacatcaccggagagatgtcccagtcctcttctaccacaggactgtaaggaagaaaatgtcctcgaggatgatcag tTTTCTGGCTATGAAGGTTGCTGGATGAGTAGTGGAGCaatggagagatgtcccagtcctcttctattaCCGGattgtaaggaagaaaatgtcctccaggatgatcag CTCAACAAAATTAATGCTGGAGAGAGCTATGTGAGGAGTGATGAGGAGTGTAAGGAGAACGTTCGTACAG atgactgtaccaAGAGCTCAGAGGAACATCTGATATCTTCTGATTATAatgcagatgatggtggtatcacacaagatacatatgaCGAACATGCCATTATTCCAGATATAacctcagcccttcacagcaaagGTCTATTATCTGATCCTTTTACACAGGCCCCATCTTTTGATCCATCACAGTCTGCGTCACAAGAAAAAAGCAGAGAGGGTGTTAGGCAtcgaagaactcacacaggggagaagccatattcatgttcagaatgtgggaaatgttttagacaGAAATCAGAGCTTGTGATACATTATAGGAtgcacactggggagaagccatattcatgttcagaatgtgggaaatgttttagacaGAAATCAGAGCTTGTGATACATCAGAggattcacactggggagaagccatattcatgtgcacaatgtgggaaatgttttagactGAAAGCAGTGCTTGTGATACATCAGAggattcacactggggagaagccatattcatgttcagaatgtgggaaatgttttagactGAAATCAGAGCTTGTGATACATCAGAcaactcacacaggggaaaagccaaattcatgttcagattgtgggaaatgttttagagtGAAAGCAGAGCTTGTGAGACATCAGAGgtttcacactggggagaagccatattcatgtccagaatgtgggaaatattttaaaAGTAAATCATATATTGCAATTCATgcgagaactcacacaggggagaagccatattcatgttcagaatgtgggaaatgttttagacagaaagtagagcttgtaatacatcagagaactcacactggggagaagccatattcatgttcagaatgtgggaaatgttttacaagtaAATCAAATCTTATGGTACATgcaagaactcacacaggggagaagccatgcTTATGTTcagtatgtgggaaatgttttaaacaGAAATCAGAGCTTGTGACACATCAGAggattcacactggggagaagccatattcatgtccagaatgtgggaaatgttttacatttaAATCAGCTCTTGtggtacatcagagaattcatatAGTAGAGaatccatattcatgttcagaatgtgggaaatgtttcaaacAGAAATCAGAGCTTGtggtacatcagagaattcatacaggggagaagccatattcatgtgcacaatgtgggaaatcttttgcTTGGGAAGCAAGTCTTGTTAAACATGAGAAGGGTCACACAATGGcaaaaccattttcatgttcagaatgtgagaaatcttTCACAAGTAAATCAAATCTTACAAAgcataagagaattcacacaggggagaagccatattcatgtccagaatgtgggaaatgttttgcttggAAATCAGGTCTTATTACACATGTGAAAAGTCACACGAAGGGGAAACCAAGTTCATGA